The Novosphingobium terrae genome has a window encoding:
- the dcd gene encoding dCTP deaminase, which yields MAILSDRWIRTQALENGMIEPFVERQTRDGAGGGIISYGLSSYGYDARVADEFKIFTNVDSAVVDPKDFAANSFVDRKTDCCVIPPNSFALARTVEYFRVPRDVLVICLGKSTYARCGIIVNVTPLEPGWEGHVTLEFSNTTPLPAKIYANEGACQFLFLQGNEPCEVSYADRAGKYMGQRGVTLPRL from the coding sequence ATGGCTATTCTCTCTGACCGCTGGATCCGCACGCAGGCCCTTGAAAACGGCATGATCGAGCCCTTTGTCGAACGCCAGACCCGCGATGGCGCGGGCGGCGGGATCATCTCCTACGGGCTGTCGTCCTATGGCTATGACGCGCGCGTGGCCGATGAGTTCAAGATCTTCACCAATGTCGATTCCGCCGTGGTGGACCCCAAGGATTTCGCGGCCAACTCCTTCGTGGACCGCAAGACCGATTGCTGCGTGATCCCGCCCAACAGCTTCGCGCTGGCCCGCACGGTGGAATATTTCCGCGTGCCGCGCGACGTGCTGGTGATCTGCCTTGGCAAGAGCACCTATGCCCGCTGCGGCATCATCGTGAATGTCACCCCGCTGGAGCCGGGCTGGGAAGGCCATGTGACGCTGGAATTCTCCAACACCACCCCCCTGCCCGCCAAGATCTACGCCAATGAGGGCGCCTGCCAGTTCCTGTTCCTGCAGGGCAATGAGCCCTGCGAGGTCAGCTATGCCGACCGCGCGGGCAAATATATGGGCCAGCGCGGCGTGACGCTGCCGCGTCTTTAA
- a CDS encoding nicotinate phosphoribosyltransferase, whose protein sequence is MTNPILTTDSYKHSHFLQYPPETRTLSAYVEARPGGFSDQILFLGLQPFLLDFLGHTITRHDVQEAQEITRAHGLPFNRAGWDRIVSTHGGHLPLSITALPEGMIVPSGVPLLQVENTDPALPWLATFVETALLRAIWYPTTVATVSWRCRAIIRAGLLTTSDDPEGQLPFKLHDFGARGVSSGESAALGGMAHLVNFMGTDTMEALLAARRYYNADMAGFSIPAAEHSTITAWGREREREAYANILKHFAGEGSMVAVVSDSYDLDAAVGHLWGEDLHDAVLAHKGTLVIRPDSGDPVETPLRVLNTLWDHFGGTINGRGYRLLDPRLRVIQGDGMTPATIERLIARLIEEGFAVDNIAFGMGGGLLQQVNRDTLRFAMKANALRDDAGVWHDIAKDPATDPGKRSKAGRQAVVQEDGALRAVRLDDLDGRTNLLTEVWRDGRLLFHHDFEAVRQRSRLHESRIRLPA, encoded by the coding sequence GTGACCAACCCGATCCTTACGACCGACAGCTACAAGCACAGCCACTTCCTGCAATATCCCCCCGAGACACGCACGCTTTCGGCCTATGTCGAGGCGCGCCCCGGCGGTTTCAGCGACCAGATCCTGTTTCTGGGCCTGCAACCCTTCCTGCTCGATTTTCTGGGTCACACCATCACCCGCCATGATGTGCAGGAAGCGCAGGAGATCACCCGCGCCCATGGCCTGCCCTTCAACCGTGCCGGATGGGACCGCATCGTCTCCACCCATGGCGGCCATCTGCCGCTGTCGATCACCGCTCTGCCCGAGGGGATGATCGTCCCCTCCGGCGTGCCGCTGCTTCAGGTCGAGAACACCGACCCGGCCCTGCCCTGGCTGGCCACCTTCGTGGAAACCGCCCTGCTGCGCGCCATCTGGTATCCCACCACCGTGGCCACCGTCAGCTGGCGCTGCCGCGCGATCATCCGCGCCGGTCTGCTGACCACCAGCGACGATCCCGAGGGCCAGTTGCCCTTCAAGCTGCATGATTTCGGCGCGCGCGGCGTTTCCAGCGGCGAAAGCGCGGCGCTGGGCGGCATGGCGCATCTGGTGAACTTCATGGGCACCGACACGATGGAGGCCCTGCTGGCCGCCCGGCGCTATTACAATGCCGATATGGCCGGTTTCTCGATCCCCGCCGCCGAGCATTCCACCATCACCGCCTGGGGCCGCGAGCGTGAGCGCGAAGCCTATGCCAACATCCTCAAGCATTTCGCCGGGGAAGGCAGCATGGTCGCGGTGGTGTCGGACAGCTATGATCTCGATGCCGCCGTCGGCCATTTGTGGGGCGAGGATCTGCATGACGCCGTGCTGGCCCACAAGGGCACGCTGGTGATCCGGCCCGACAGCGGCGATCCGGTGGAAACCCCGCTGCGGGTGCTGAACACGCTGTGGGACCACTTTGGCGGCACCATCAACGGCAGGGGCTATCGCCTGCTCGACCCGCGCCTGCGCGTCATTCAGGGCGACGGCATGACGCCGGCCACCATCGAGCGCCTGATTGCCCGCCTGATCGAGGAAGGCTTCGCGGTGGACAACATCGCTTTCGGCATGGGCGGCGGGCTGCTGCAGCAGGTCAACCGTGACACGCTGCGCTTTGCCATGAAGGCCAATGCCCTGCGCGACGATGCGGGCGTCTGGCACGATATCGCCAAGGACCCGGCCACAGATCCGGGCAAGCGCAGCAAGGCCGGGCGTCAGGCGGTGGTGCAGGAAGACGGCGCGCTGCGCGCCGTACGACTGGATGATCTGGACGGCCGCACCAATCTGCTGACCGAAGTGTGGCGCGACGGGCGCCTGCTGTTCCACCACGATTTCGAGGCGGTGCGCCAGCGCTCGCGCCTGCATGAAAGCCGGATCAGACTCCCGGCCTGA
- a CDS encoding Lrp/AsnC family transcriptional regulator, which yields MTDKIEIDFDMTDFRIMRALTHDGRMSDVMLGEQVNLSSTAAARRRKILEDRGAIAGYTAALDMPMLGLGIMVMVAIELKSQTDQVLEEFEAAVVRCPSVTHCSFISGDMDFMMMVHVRSFDDYDRVYRRELAMLPHVARIRSSFVMRSVTHRNVPPAIFERPSLPSL from the coding sequence ATGACGGACAAAATCGAGATCGACTTCGACATGACCGACTTCCGGATCATGCGCGCCCTCACCCATGATGGCCGCATGTCGGACGTGATGCTGGGGGAACAGGTCAACCTGTCCAGCACGGCAGCCGCGCGCCGCCGCAAGATCCTTGAGGATCGCGGCGCCATCGCGGGCTACACCGCCGCGCTCGATATGCCGATGCTGGGGCTGGGCATCATGGTGATGGTGGCCATCGAGCTGAAATCCCAGACCGACCAGGTGCTGGAGGAGTTCGAGGCCGCGGTGGTGCGCTGCCCCTCGGTCACCCATTGCAGCTTTATCTCGGGCGATATGGATTTCATGATGATGGTCCATGTCCGCTCCTTCGACGATTATGACCGGGTCTATCGCCGTGAACTGGCCATGCTGCCGCATGTGGCGCGCATCCGCTCCAGCTTCGTGATGCGCAGCGTGACTCATCGCAACGTGCCGCCCGCCATTTTCGAGCGCCCCTCCCTTCCCAGCCTGTGA
- a CDS encoding organic hydroperoxide resistance protein, translating into MASKILYSTTATANGGRDGRSRTEDGALDVTLAVPVEMGGNGQGNNPEQLFAAGYAACFLGAMKFAASQDKDLPRVPNDTTVSATVSIGPRADKGFGLAVKLSINLPGVERAAAEALVAEADTICPYSHATRGNITVDLSVA; encoded by the coding sequence ATGGCCAGCAAGATCCTCTACTCCACCACCGCCACCGCCAACGGAGGCCGCGACGGCCGCAGCCGCACCGAAGATGGCGCGCTTGACGTCACGCTGGCTGTCCCCGTCGAAATGGGCGGCAACGGTCAGGGCAACAACCCCGAGCAGCTCTTTGCCGCCGGCTACGCCGCCTGCTTCCTGGGTGCGATGAAGTTCGCCGCCAGCCAGGACAAGGACCTGCCCCGCGTGCCCAACGACACCACCGTCTCGGCCACCGTCAGCATCGGCCCGCGCGCCGACAAGGGCTTCGGTCTGGCTGTGAAGCTGTCGATCAACCTGCCCGGCGTGGAACGCGCCGCCGCCGAGGCTCTCGTCGCCGAAGCCGACACCATCTGCCCCTACAGCCACGCCACGCGCGGCAACATCACGGTGGACCTGTCGGTCGCCTGA
- a CDS encoding alpha-amylase family glycosyl hydrolase, producing MSSQTVLAPSLEASVDSWWRGAAIYQIYPRSFTDSNGDGIGDLAGITARLDYVASLGVEAIWISPFYTSPMADFGYDVADYCDVDPIFGTLADFDALVEKAHGLGLKVTIDMVFAHTSDKHPWFAQSRADKINDKADWYVWKDANADGTPPNNWQSVFGGPAWTWDARRQQYYMHQFLKEQPQLNAHNPAVQAAALDALRFWLDRGVDGFRLDALNHSMFDPAFTDNPAAPEDGRPRTRPFDFQQKVNSQNHPDVVGFVEKIAKLCAEYGATFTVAEVGGDEAVPLMKAYTAGEQRLSSAYSFDFLYAPYLTADLVVKALSQWGEEPSEESLPEGWPSWAFENHDAPRHISRWVSEEHRPAFARLTAALLASLRGNIFLYQGQELGLEQDEIPFHLLKDPEAIANWPLTLSRDGVRTPMPWDGEHFHAGFTEGEPWLPLSPTNIAKAVAGQEADPESQLHWTRAMLALREHHPALKLGALTEAKADGGLLTFTRSHEGQSIACAFNLSGEAIKHKAPDGGTVLAVNGATSTSLPPYAALFVETEKK from the coding sequence ATGAGTTCTCAGACCGTTTTGGCCCCGTCTTTGGAAGCATCTGTGGATTCATGGTGGCGAGGGGCGGCGATCTACCAGATCTATCCGCGCAGCTTTACGGACAGCAATGGCGACGGGATCGGCGATCTGGCCGGGATCACCGCAAGGCTGGATTATGTGGCCAGTCTGGGCGTGGAAGCGATCTGGATCAGCCCGTTCTACACCAGCCCGATGGCGGATTTCGGCTATGACGTGGCGGACTATTGCGATGTCGATCCCATCTTCGGCACGCTGGCGGATTTCGATGCTCTGGTGGAGAAGGCCCATGGGCTGGGCCTGAAGGTCACCATCGACATGGTTTTCGCCCACACCAGCGACAAGCACCCCTGGTTCGCCCAGAGCCGCGCGGACAAGATCAATGACAAGGCCGACTGGTACGTCTGGAAAGACGCCAATGCAGACGGCACCCCGCCCAACAACTGGCAGTCCGTCTTTGGCGGCCCGGCATGGACGTGGGATGCCCGTCGCCAGCAGTACTACATGCACCAGTTCCTCAAGGAGCAGCCCCAGCTGAACGCCCATAATCCGGCGGTGCAGGCGGCGGCCCTCGATGCGCTGCGCTTCTGGCTGGATCGCGGGGTGGATGGCTTCCGGCTCGATGCGCTCAACCACTCGATGTTCGATCCCGCCTTCACCGACAATCCCGCCGCGCCCGAGGATGGCCGCCCCCGCACGCGACCGTTCGACTTCCAGCAGAAGGTCAACAGCCAGAACCACCCCGATGTGGTGGGCTTCGTCGAGAAGATCGCCAAGCTCTGTGCCGAGTATGGCGCCACCTTTACCGTCGCCGAAGTGGGCGGAGACGAGGCCGTCCCGCTGATGAAAGCCTACACCGCAGGCGAGCAGCGCCTGTCCTCAGCCTACAGCTTCGATTTCCTCTATGCCCCTTACCTCACTGCCGATCTGGTGGTGAAAGCCCTGTCGCAATGGGGCGAGGAGCCTTCCGAAGAAAGCCTCCCCGAAGGCTGGCCCAGCTGGGCTTTCGAGAACCACGACGCTCCCCGCCATATCTCCCGCTGGGTGAGCGAGGAGCATCGCCCCGCCTTCGCCCGCCTGACCGCCGCTTTGCTGGCCAGCCTGCGCGGCAACATCTTCCTCTACCAAGGTCAGGAACTGGGCCTTGAGCAGGACGAAATCCCCTTCCACCTCCTGAAAGACCCCGAGGCCATCGCCAACTGGCCCCTGACCCTGAGCCGCGACGGCGTCCGCACCCCCATGCCCTGGGACGGCGAGCACTTCCACGCCGGTTTCACAGAGGGTGAGCCTTGGCTCCCGCTCTCGCCCACCAACATCGCCAAGGCGGTGGCGGGCCAAGAGGCCGATCCCGAGAGTCAGCTGCACTGGACCCGCGCCATGCTGGCCCTGCGCGAGCACCATCCTGCCCTCAAGCTGGGCGCGCTGACCGAGGCCAAGGCCGATGGCGGTTTGCTCACCTTCACCCGCAGCCATGAGGGGCAGAGCATCGCTTGCGCCTTCAACCTCTCGGGCGAGGCGATCAAGCACAAGGCGCCGGACGGCGGCACCGTGCTGGCGGTCAATGGCGCGACCAGCACAAGCTTGCCGCCTTACGCTGCGCTGTTTGTTGAGACAGAAAAGAAATGA
- a CDS encoding MlaA family lipoprotein, with the protein MSITGGARPPFPSRAGIAPVAEAREAQHHGTSRWLKGAALASAGLLGAWAAPALAGPADQATLTYAPLDSLQAADGAAQTAVPAPAFPAATTPSPAAADQPAQAPASTPPAAASADDKGSATGQHSTTPAPAHATSAPGDIVVSGERKAPAGDPLEGVNMKSYAVVQATDKAVVGPAAMAYKKTLPSPLRQGLHNVLYNLREPPVAVAFLAEHKFGKAFETVGRLAINTTIGLAGIFDIAKRKPFHLPRRANGIADAMGFYGIKPGPYFFLPLIGPTTLRDLIGTTIDRVGFPALYADELRGPAYGLAVTIIGGLDDRVMIDPELRVFRDAPDSYAAMRRFYLQHRQAEIDELHGIHTRPITAEEAVYGPSAAPDAAPAASLPPLMIPPIIQEPAPPPPPAPIMVSNPVVQPIPPGRHR; encoded by the coding sequence ATGAGCATCACCGGCGGGGCGCGTCCCCCATTTCCCTCGCGGGCAGGCATCGCGCCCGTGGCGGAGGCCCGTGAAGCTCAACATCATGGCACAAGCCGCTGGCTGAAGGGCGCCGCCCTCGCCTCGGCGGGCCTGCTGGGGGCATGGGCTGCTCCCGCGCTGGCTGGTCCAGCCGATCAGGCCACGCTGACCTATGCGCCGCTCGATTCGCTACAGGCTGCCGATGGCGCCGCCCAGACCGCCGTGCCCGCGCCGGCCTTCCCCGCAGCCACCACGCCGTCCCCGGCAGCGGCGGACCAGCCCGCTCAGGCCCCGGCCAGCACGCCGCCCGCTGCAGCCTCCGCCGACGACAAGGGGTCCGCCACCGGCCAGCACAGCACCACGCCTGCCCCCGCGCACGCCACCAGCGCCCCGGGCGACATCGTCGTCTCGGGTGAGCGCAAGGCTCCGGCGGGCGATCCGCTGGAAGGCGTCAACATGAAGTCCTATGCCGTGGTGCAGGCGACGGACAAGGCGGTCGTCGGCCCGGCGGCCATGGCCTATAAGAAGACCCTGCCCTCGCCGCTGCGTCAGGGCCTGCACAATGTGCTCTACAATCTGCGCGAGCCCCCTGTGGCCGTGGCCTTTCTGGCGGAGCACAAATTCGGCAAGGCTTTCGAGACAGTCGGACGGCTGGCGATCAACACCACCATCGGTCTGGCGGGCATTTTCGACATCGCCAAGCGCAAGCCCTTCCATCTGCCCCGGCGCGCCAACGGCATCGCCGATGCCATGGGCTTCTACGGCATCAAGCCGGGCCCCTACTTCTTCCTGCCGCTGATCGGCCCCACCACGCTGCGCGACCTGATCGGCACCACCATCGACCGTGTCGGCTTCCCGGCGCTCTATGCCGACGAGCTGCGCGGGCCTGCCTATGGTCTGGCGGTGACGATCATCGGCGGCCTGGACGACCGCGTGATGATCGATCCGGAACTGCGCGTGTTCCGCGATGCGCCCGATTCCTATGCGGCGATGCGGCGTTTCTATCTCCAGCACCGTCAGGCCGAGATCGACGAGCTGCATGGCATCCACACCCGCCCGATCACGGCGGAAGAGGCTGTCTATGGCCCCTCGGCAGCGCCTGACGCCGCGCCTGCGGCCAGTTTGCCCCCGCTGATGATCCCGCCGATCATTCAGGAGCCGGCACCGCCGCCGCCGCCTGCGCCGATCATGGTGTCCAATCCCGTCGTTCAGCCGATTCCGCCCGGTCGACATCGCTGA
- a CDS encoding phytanoyl-CoA dioxygenase family protein, with product MLRMARMERRLSDPLHHRAPLPPRAAVFDAQDHHTEPGILPPALLRAMRDEVMHQHLYHDPTIPGWTYRGLVEAAPYSELHMLPHALFASDIFLEICTNPEVMTFCREIMGPRAAVSWGQAWIANPGYLESPKWKWHRNNDEPFNAVQVLVPLGDVRGEEDGPMLVLPGSAQWSECLEPRLYAEEEVEALARQSPPHALLARLGDVAFLKGFSLHRLTPVLRRQATLAIMVSIAPALSSPTILRRPLSQVPRHLRERIAQNAAFFRRLIC from the coding sequence TTGCTGCGTATGGCGCGGATGGAGCGGCGCCTGTCCGATCCGCTGCATCACCGGGCGCCCCTTCCGCCGCGCGCCGCCGTCTTCGATGCGCAGGATCACCATACCGAGCCGGGCATCCTGCCGCCCGCCTTGCTGCGGGCCATGCGTGATGAGGTGATGCATCAGCACCTCTACCATGACCCCACGATTCCCGGCTGGACCTATCGCGGCCTGGTCGAGGCGGCGCCCTACAGCGAGCTGCACATGCTGCCGCATGCGCTGTTTGCCAGCGATATTTTTCTCGAAATCTGCACAAATCCCGAGGTGATGACGTTTTGCCGCGAGATCATGGGTCCGCGTGCGGCGGTCAGTTGGGGGCAGGCGTGGATCGCCAATCCGGGTTATCTCGAATCGCCCAAATGGAAATGGCATCGCAACAATGACGAGCCCTTCAATGCCGTGCAGGTGCTGGTGCCGCTCGGCGATGTGCGGGGAGAGGAGGACGGGCCGATGCTGGTGCTGCCGGGCAGCGCGCAATGGTCCGAATGTCTGGAGCCCCGCCTCTATGCCGAGGAGGAGGTCGAGGCGCTGGCGCGACAGAGCCCGCCCCATGCGCTGCTGGCCCGGTTGGGCGATGTGGCCTTCCTGAAAGGCTTTTCTCTGCATCGCCTGACGCCGGTGCTGCGGCGGCAGGCGACTCTAGCGATCATGGTCTCGATCGCCCCGGCGCTCAGCAGCCCGACGATCCTGCGCCGTCCGCTGTCACAGGTGCCGCGCCATCTGCGCGAACGAATCGCGCAGAATGCCGCCTTCTTCCGCCGCCTGATCTGCTGA
- a CDS encoding EAL domain-containing protein has translation MIALTAKSRHKSSRATPTSILLWALLLAVICGAIDLGEPLEDLFRGGRNMIRARPADGKIVVVGLDEKTFQRFDTLKFSRKVDGKLIDKLVAMGARHVYFDRAYAEPSSPADDEAFAEALKRNRGKVSLGSMSASGNSVGAMTTYILPIPLFRQNGNLVLLNGTTKPFSLSAEFPYQGIVDGKTVRSLASDLSNRSGPTGTLFRPDWSIQMRTVPTISFIDVIDGKVPASQVRGKDILVGWTSVRQLDMHGMAGQGWMPGVYFLVVAAQTLREGIPQNWGWIPAVAIATAFAALLLRCRQRRMAGLVTAGAMAVLLAVPFILDAHFITADFLPAYLLFGIVAYRSMMLREISRAQRLHAGTLLPNLSALREEPQATEKPLVAMRIRNYAAICSSFPEAIETDLINELVRRLSLPGHRNVFYQAEDVIYWLAPRLPADELADHIEGLARLIETQMILGTRKIDVQVSFGLDDEYDRTVTNRIASALLAADRAASRNQLWRFHQSDSEGDTSWQLSLVGEMDNALDQGDIWVAYQPQFTIDDLHIIGAEALVRWQHPERGSISPETFVGAAEAHNRILRLTLYVLERATSDMLRIVGKQAGFRLSVNLSATLLDNPELVARIAGVLATTGFPASSLTLELTETAQITENNKASTTLAQLAEMGIQISIDDYGTGNATLDYLKSFPCDEVKIDRKFVTHLTTDEDDRLMVESTIALAHRLNRRVIAEGIEDRPTLDLLRQLGCDIAQGYHLGRPMKFKDLVTIVFPSRTPRAA, from the coding sequence ATGATCGCTCTGACGGCAAAAAGCCGGCACAAATCGAGTCGCGCCACGCCAACCAGCATTCTGCTCTGGGCGCTTCTGCTCGCCGTCATTTGCGGCGCGATCGACCTTGGCGAGCCGCTGGAGGATCTCTTCCGCGGTGGCCGCAACATGATTCGCGCCCGGCCCGCCGATGGCAAGATCGTGGTGGTGGGGCTGGACGAGAAGACCTTCCAGCGTTTCGACACTTTGAAATTCTCGCGCAAGGTCGATGGCAAGCTTATCGACAAGCTTGTCGCCATGGGTGCCCGCCATGTCTATTTTGACCGGGCCTACGCGGAACCGTCCTCACCTGCCGATGATGAAGCCTTTGCCGAAGCCTTGAAGCGCAACCGCGGCAAGGTTTCCCTGGGTAGTATGAGCGCTTCGGGCAACAGCGTAGGTGCCATGACCACCTATATCTTGCCGATCCCTCTCTTCCGTCAAAATGGTAATCTGGTCCTGCTCAACGGCACAACCAAGCCCTTTTCGCTTTCCGCAGAATTTCCCTACCAGGGAATCGTGGATGGCAAGACCGTCCGCTCTCTCGCCTCAGATCTGTCCAATCGCTCTGGCCCCACGGGAACACTGTTTCGCCCTGATTGGTCGATCCAGATGCGAACCGTTCCCACGATCAGCTTCATTGACGTGATTGATGGCAAGGTTCCGGCCTCCCAGGTGCGCGGCAAGGACATTCTGGTCGGCTGGACCTCGGTCAGGCAGCTCGACATGCATGGCATGGCCGGACAGGGCTGGATGCCGGGAGTCTATTTTCTTGTCGTGGCAGCACAGACGCTGCGTGAAGGCATTCCACAGAACTGGGGCTGGATTCCCGCCGTTGCCATCGCGACGGCCTTTGCCGCCCTGCTGCTGCGCTGCCGCCAGCGCCGGATGGCCGGGCTGGTAACGGCGGGAGCAATGGCTGTGCTGCTGGCAGTGCCGTTCATCCTCGATGCCCATTTTATCACCGCCGATTTCCTGCCTGCCTACCTGCTCTTCGGCATTGTGGCCTATCGCTCGATGATGCTGCGCGAGATCAGCCGGGCCCAGCGGCTGCATGCAGGCACGCTGCTGCCCAACCTCTCGGCGCTGCGTGAAGAGCCTCAGGCCACCGAGAAGCCTTTGGTGGCGATGCGCATCCGCAATTATGCCGCGATCTGCTCCAGCTTCCCCGAGGCGATCGAGACCGATCTGATCAACGAGCTGGTGCGCCGCCTGTCGCTGCCCGGCCACCGCAATGTCTTCTATCAGGCTGAGGACGTCATCTACTGGCTGGCCCCGCGCCTGCCTGCCGACGAATTGGCGGATCATATCGAGGGCCTTGCCCGCCTGATCGAAACGCAGATGATTCTCGGCACCCGCAAGATCGACGTGCAGGTCTCCTTCGGCCTCGACGATGAGTATGATCGCACCGTCACCAACCGCATCGCCAGCGCCCTGCTCGCCGCGGACCGCGCCGCCAGCCGCAACCAGCTGTGGCGCTTCCATCAGTCGGACAGCGAGGGCGACACCAGCTGGCAGCTGTCGCTGGTCGGCGAAATGGACAATGCGCTCGATCAGGGTGACATCTGGGTGGCCTATCAGCCGCAGTTCACCATCGACGATCTGCACATCATCGGCGCCGAGGCACTGGTGCGCTGGCAGCATCCCGAGCGTGGCTCGATCTCGCCCGAAACCTTTGTGGGTGCCGCCGAAGCACATAACCGCATCCTGCGCCTGACGCTCTATGTGCTGGAGCGCGCCACCAGTGATATGCTGCGCATCGTGGGCAAGCAGGCCGGTTTCCGCCTCAGCGTCAATCTCTCGGCCACGCTGCTGGACAATCCCGAGCTGGTCGCGCGCATCGCTGGCGTGCTGGCGACCACCGGCTTCCCGGCCTCAAGCCTGACGCTGGAGCTGACCGAGACCGCCCAGATCACCGAGAACAACAAGGCCAGCACCACGCTGGCCCAGCTGGCCGAGATGGGCATCCAGATTTCGATCGACGATTACGGCACCGGCAATGCCACGCTGGATTACCTCAAGAGCTTCCCCTGCGACGAGGTGAAGATCGATCGCAAATTCGTCACCCATCTCACCACCGATGAGGATGACCGCCTGATGGTCGAATCGACGATCGCTCTGGCGCACCGTCTGAACCGCCGCGTGATCGCCGAGGGCATCGAGGATCGCCCCACGCTGGACCTTCTGCGTCAGCTGGGCTGCGATATCGCCCAAGGCTACCATCTGGGCCGGCCGATGAAGTTTAAGGATTTGGTGACCATCGTGTTCCCTTCCAGGACACCACGCGCCGCCTAA
- a CDS encoding alpha/beta hydrolase family protein, which yields MRMFRQGRLAPVALAGLMLAVSAAPSAEAQEAPVRQGPAYPPALPSGVKTSFVHLAQGVPGVLYEPVNPGTKAAIAVFAMHSAGDYLSFSACTQLAQRGYRVLCANNSTGKGGSFDEGSLERVLLDAKAAVTYLRSLPEVKHVVLMGHSGGATVMSAYQMIAEGGVATCQGAEKIFKCSDALAGLPKADGFMAVDANWGLSTMTLFSIDPAVTDEGHALKLDPALDLFNPANGFKPGGSTFPQAFVVRFQQAEGARNNRLIDTALKRMAVVKAGEGQFADDEPYFVPGASLLGWNNKLFAQDVRLMSHTKKPWPLIHPDGSITTQIVHTVRVPANNQSVTGSMVKGAMKTTLRNYLMTYAIRTTPDYGYDESGVRGIDWSSSWSNTPGNITGIHVPTLVMGMTANWEYLAAETLYERSPARDRSIFFVEGATHVYTPCKPCEKTPGQYGDTVKQVYDAIDRWLSGTGRFATAG from the coding sequence ATGAGGATGTTTCGACAAGGAAGGCTGGCGCCGGTGGCGCTGGCCGGTTTGATGCTGGCTGTATCGGCGGCACCTTCAGCAGAGGCACAGGAGGCCCCGGTGCGGCAGGGGCCAGCCTATCCGCCCGCTCTGCCGTCGGGGGTGAAGACCAGCTTCGTCCATCTGGCGCAGGGCGTGCCCGGCGTGCTGTATGAGCCGGTGAACCCCGGGACGAAGGCGGCGATTGCTGTGTTCGCCATGCATTCGGCGGGCGATTATCTCAGCTTTTCGGCCTGCACCCAGCTGGCTCAGCGCGGCTATCGCGTGCTTTGCGCCAACAACAGCACGGGCAAGGGCGGCAGTTTCGATGAGGGCTCGCTGGAGCGGGTGCTGCTCGATGCCAAGGCGGCGGTGACCTATCTGCGCAGCCTGCCCGAGGTAAAACATGTGGTGCTGATGGGGCATAGCGGCGGCGCCACGGTGATGAGCGCCTATCAGATGATCGCCGAGGGCGGGGTGGCGACCTGTCAGGGGGCGGAGAAGATTTTCAAATGCTCCGATGCGCTGGCCGGGCTGCCCAAGGCGGATGGCTTTATGGCGGTGGATGCCAATTGGGGCCTTTCCACCATGACTCTGTTCAGCATCGATCCCGCTGTGACGGATGAGGGGCATGCGCTCAAGCTCGATCCCGCGCTCGATCTGTTCAATCCGGCCAATGGCTTCAAACCCGGGGGATCGACCTTCCCGCAGGCCTTTGTCGTCCGCTTCCAGCAGGCCGAGGGCGCGCGCAACAACCGGCTGATCGATACGGCGCTGAAGCGCATGGCGGTGGTGAAAGCGGGCGAGGGGCAATTCGCCGATGACGAGCCCTATTTCGTGCCGGGTGCCAGCCTGCTGGGCTGGAACAACAAGCTTTTTGCTCAGGATGTGCGGCTGATGTCGCATACGAAGAAGCCATGGCCACTGATCCATCCCGATGGCAGCATCACCACACAGATCGTCCATACGGTGCGCGTGCCCGCCAACAACCAGTCGGTGACGGGCAGCATGGTGAAGGGCGCGATGAAGACCACCTTGCGCAACTATCTGATGACCTATGCCATTCGCACCACGCCCGATTACGGCTATGATGAAAGCGGCGTGCGGGGGATCGACTGGTCGTCAAGCTGGTCGAACACGCCGGGCAACATCACGGGCATCCATGTGCCTACGCTGGTGATGGGGATGACGGCGAATTGGGAGTATCTGGCGGCTGAGACCTTGTATGAACGCTCACCTGCGAGGGACCGCTCGATCTTTTTCGTGGAGGGGGCGACTCATGTCTACACCCCCTGCAAGCCCTGCGAAAAAACGCCGGGCCAATATGGCGACACGGTGAAGCAGGTTTACGATGCAATCGACCGCTGGCTGTCAGGGACGGGCCGGTTTGCGACGGCGGGATAA